The genomic stretch CTGGGTGATGCTGCCGCAGGTGGTGGTGTCGCCAGCGCCCGTGCCGATGGTGGCCTTGAGCTGCGTCACCCAGTTATTGAGATCGTTTGATGCGAGCGAGCCGCCAGCAGCAGGCACCGTTGCGCAAGCGGCGGTGCCATTGAAGACATAGGCCGCCGCATTCAGCCGGTTGGCGCGCATCGCCTCGATAATGGAGTTTGCGGCCATCACCGCTTGGCTGCTTTCCAATGAGCCTTGCCCACCGCGCAGGGCCAATGCCTGCATGGAGGCCACACCCAGCATGCCCACCGCCAGCACCACCACGGCAACGAGGACTTCGATCAAGCTCATGCCGCGGATGTGCCGGGGGAGAGATTTCAATTGGGTGGGGGTTTTCATGAACAGGTCACCTTTTTCACCGAGATCACACCACTGATCTGCACACATACATAGCGCGAGTGCCCGGCCACCGAGACTTGGAGTTGCTGCGCGCTGTCCGCGACGCCAGAGGCCCGGAACTGTATCCCGGCCGCCGCCCCAGAAACTTGCACGCTGCCCGGCATGGAAATCTCACGCACCAGTTCCGTGGTGGCGGCATTGGCCGGATCCTGCCAATACACCACCATCCGGCTTGCGGAAGCGGCGCAGCTGGTTCCGGACGCGGAAGCACAGGCGATGATGCGCTGGTTGCGCTTCAAGGCCTCCGACCGGGCTAGTTGCAGCGCCCCGGTCACCTCTTCCGACGCCCCGCGAACCCGACTGTTGTTGATCATGTCGGTCATGGCAGGCACGGCGACGACCGCGATGATGCCCAGGACCGCGACGGTCACCATCAGCTCCACCAAGGTGAAGCCGCGCGAGCCGCGGTGCAGCGGGTGTGGGTACAGGTGTGACAACGTGGCGCCCCTCCCAGTTTGGCGAGTCAACCTTATCCATCGTGCCACGGGGTTGCCAGTCAGGACCGACGGGCGGGCACTCGCCGGGGGCAGGCGGTGGGTGGCCGCACCCCTTAGCCAGGTCAGCCCCCCCATTGTCGCCTCTGCTACCCTGAGGAAAAGCCGCCGACCCGCCTTGAACGCCTCCCCGGATCCCCTTGCCGCGCTCTGGCGCCCGCCCGCCCTTCTCGGCGTGATGCTGGGTGGCGAGGCATTGGCGGCAATCCTTGCCCTGGCCCCCGCCGAGAGCAGCGAGCGCCTGGTGCAGTTCGGGCTGGCCTCACTGGGCATCCAGTGGGTGGCCTTGGGCACGCTCTGCGCACTGTATCTCCTGCGCAACCGCCTCGGCCGACTGCCACCGATGACGTTGGCCTGGGTCTGCCTAGGCTTGTTCCTGGCAATGAGCCTGCTGGTGTCGATGGCGGCCTGGAGCGTGCTGGCCGTGGGCGGACTCGGTGACGGCAGCCGCCAGGCCTTCGTCCTGCGCACGCTGGCGATCGCGCTGGTGGTGGGCCTGATCGGTCTGGTCAGCTATCAGAACTACTGGCGTTCACGACGGCTGGCAGTGCGCGCCAAGCAGCTGGAGCTGGAAGCACTGCAGGCGCGGATCCGCCCGCACTTCCTGTTCAACACGCTCAATACCGGCGCGGCGCTGGTGCATGCGCGACCGGACGAGGCGGAGCGCGTGCTGCTGGATCTGGCCGACCTGTTCCGAAGCGCACTGCGCGGCCCGCAGCTGATCCCGCTGGCGGAAGAACTGGCGTTGACCCGCCGCTACCTGGAAATCGAAGCCCTGCGCTTCGGGCCGCGCTTGCAGCTGACCTGGGATTTGCCGGAAACGTTGCCGGAAGTGCCGGTGCCCTCGCTGTCGATCCAGCCGCTGGCGGAGAACGCGATCCGCCACGGCATAGAGCGCCTGCCCTCGGGCGGCCGGCTGGAGGTCGCAGTCCGTCCGGGCGAGGACGCGATCGAAATCGTCATCACCAACGACCTGCCCGCAGTCGAAAGCAGCCACAAGGGCCACGCGATCGGACTCGCCTCGGCGCGCGAGCGGGTGCAGGCGATGACCGGGGGACGCGGGCGGATCGATGCCTCGGTGGAGGACGGGCGGTACGTGGCGCGGATGCACCTGCCCGCTTGAACCACCCTCACGCTTGGCAAGGACGGCGGCCGCACCGGGGGACCGCCGTCGGAAATCGGCACCACGTGCCGCAACGCAGTCGTCAGGCAACCACGCGGTAACAGGGTTTGTACTCGCCCGAGATCTTCATCCGGCGCTGCTCCACGAACGCGCGCAGCAGCGCGTCCAGCGCGAGCATGATGTCCGGATCACCGTGGATCTCGAACGGCCCATGCGCTTCGATCCGGCGCATGCCATCTTCCTTGACGTTACCGGCGACGATGCCAGAGAACGCGCGGCGCAGGTCGGCCGCCAGTTCATGCGGCTTGCGCCCGTGGTGGAGGTCCAGCCCCGCCATCAGCTCGTGGGTGGGCACGAACGGCTGCTGGAACTCCAGCGGCACATCGATGCCCCAGTTGAAGAAGAAGGAATCCTTCTGCGCGATGCGCTGTTCCTTGACCTTGCGGATGCCCATGTCCATGCGCTTGGCCACGCGCGCGGGATCGGCCACGATGATTTCGTAGAGCCGGGCCGCATCGTCGCCCAGCGTCAGGCGGATGAACCTGTCGATCTGCTCGAAGTACGGCGCGGCGCCGGTGGGCCCGGTCAGGATCAGCGGGAAGCGCAGGTGCGCGTTTTCCTCGCGCAGCAGGATCCCGAGCAGGTACAGGATTTCCTCGGCCGTGCCGACACCGCCGGGGAACACCACGATGCCGTGGCCCATGCGGACGAAGGCCTCGAGGCGCTTCTCGATGTCCGGCATGATCACCAGGTGGTTGACGATGGGGTTGGGCGACTCGGCGGCGATGATGCCCGGCTCGGTGACGCCGATGTAGCGTGTGCGGCGGCGACGCTGCTTGGCATGGGCGATGGTGGCGCCCTTCATCGGCCCCTTCATCGCGCCCGGGCCGCAGCCGGTGCAGATGTCCATCCCGCGCAGGCCCAGCTCGTAGCCCACCTGCTTGGTGTACTTGTATTCCTCCTGCCCGATCGAGTGGCCGCCCCAGCACACCACCAGGTTGGGATCTGCAGGATGCAGCACGCGCGCATTGCGCAGCAGCCGGAACACCGCATCGGTGATGCCTGAGGAGGTGTTCAGCTCCTCGTCGCCGTTGAGGTCGATGGCGGTGAACGCGAGATCGCGCACCACAGCGAACAGCAGTTCGGCCACGCCCGCGATGATCTGGTCGTCGACGAAGGCCATCGCCGGGGCATTGGTGAGCTCGATGCGCACCCCGCGGTCCTGCTGGCGCACCTGGATGTCGAAGTCGGGATACAGCTCCTGCGCAGCGCGCGGATCGTCCGAGGCGCTGCCGGAAGTCAGCACCGCCAGCGCGCAGCGGCGCAACAGGTCGTGCAGGCCACCGGCGGACGCATCGCGCAGGCGCGCGACTTCCTCGCGCGACAGCACGTCCAGCGCGCCACGCGGATAGATGTGCGTGGAGACGGTAGGGAGAGTGGGGGTAAAGGGGATGGCCGCGCCCTGCGGCAAGGTGGTGGTCGTATCGTTCATGCAGCCAGTCTAGCGCGCGGCTGCGGATCCGGTCAGGGGGCAGCGACGATGCGGCGCCCAGCCTGCGCACGCCCCCGCCAAAAGCAAACGGCCGGGTTGCCCCGGCCGTTTGATCTGCAACAGCCGATTGCTATCAGAACTGGTAGCGAACGGTCAGCAACGCCTGCCAGCGCGAAATCACGCGGGACGGATTGGCGTAGGAGTCGTAGACGCCGAACTCCTGCCACGCCGGCGAAGCGGCGGTGCCGAGGTCGTAGACATACTTGCCGTTGGTGACGCCACTGACGTAGGCGAGGCGACGGGTCCCGAAGAAGCCCAGGCCATCCTGCTGCCCCCAGTCCTTGTTGACCATGTTCAGGAAGTTGTAGATGTCCAGGCGGACGACGACCTTGTTGCCCTTGAAGAAGCCGGGCAGCTCCTGCTGGAAGCCGACGTCGAGCTGGTTGATCCACGGCTGGTGCGAGGAATTGCGCTCGGCGATCTGGCCGCGACGCGAGCTCAGGTACGGATCGCTGTCGATGAAGGCCTGGAAGGCCTGGATCTGCGCGGCGGTCGTGCCGGCCTTGTACGACACGATCGGGTCGTTGGCCAGCGGGATGTAGGCCAGGTCGACGTTGTTGATGCTGTCGCCGTTCACGTCGGTACCGAACGTCCAGCTGTACGGCAGGCCATTGCGGCCGTTGTAGTACATAGAGACGGTGGTCTTGTAATCACCGAAGAACGCATGCTCCCAGCTCATCGACGCCTTCACCGACAGGGGCACGTCGAATCGCGCCGTCGACTCGATGGAGTCGTTCGGATTCACGCGGGCCACGTAGTTGTAGTTCGAGATGGCGCGCGAAGCGGTACCCGGCGTGACGTCGGTGCTGTGCGTCTGGGTGATGCTGAAGTTGCCGCGGAACCCGTTGGACAGGGCCTTCGTCAGCGAGAAGGTGATCGAATCCGACTTGCCCTTGTTGGTGTTGGTCAGCAGCGTGGACTGGTAATCGAGTTCGCGGAACGAACCATTGTTCTTGCTGCTGCCATAACCCGCCGTCCAGTACGAATCACGCCCGTCCGGCAGCGTGCCGTTCGGCGTGCCGATGTTCGGCAGCTTGTAGTCGATGGCGTTCTTGGACTTGATGTGCTGGTACTCGATGCTTCCGGTCAGGCCCCACCAAGGCAGTTCGGCATCGAAGCCCAGCGCGAACTTCCAGGCGCCCGGCATCTTGAAGTCCGGATCAAGCACGTCGATCGTGCAGCGCGCATTGGTGGCGCACACGCCGGCCTGGACGTTGGTCGGACCCGGCTGGTTGGCCGGATCGGGGTTGAACGGGTCGGCGACCGGATTGGTGCCGTTGTAGCCCTTCGGCGAGACCACGCCGTTGTTCGCATACGGGTTGGTCAGCCACACGTAGGGCGCGACCGTCTGGAACAGGCCGACGCCGCCACGCAGCTGCATCTGGCGCTCGCTGTCGAAGGTGTAATTGAAGGCGAAGCGCGGTTCGAACACCTTGTTCTTCGAGCCCAGCGTACTGGCGCTGGTGTAACCGAAGCGGCTCTCCCACACCGGCGCGCCCGGCGTGGCGCCCGGGGCCGTGTTGGTGGCGCTCTGCAGCGCAACCGGCGGCGCGTGGTCTGCCTTCGGCAGGTTGACGCGCACGCCGAACACCAGCGACAGGTTATCGGTGGCCTGCCAGGTATCCTGCAGGAACGGGCTGACCTGGGTGTACTTCCAGGTACCGGCGCTGTCGGCGAGGCTCACGCCCGCCGGCAGGTAGTTCTTGGTGAAGAAGCCGTAGTTCTTGGCAAGGATCTCGTCGACGGGCGTGCCGTTGCCGTTCTTGTCGTAGAACCCGTAGGAACCGTTCAGCAGCGAGCCGAACACGTTGCCCACTTCGTTGCTCAGGAAGTCGACGCCACCCTTGATGACGTGGTCGCCGGCGTAATAGGTGCCGGACAACGTGCCGCTGATGCGCTTGCTGGCAATCGAGTTCTCGTGGCGGAAACGGTCTTCGCCGCCAATCACCCACGGCGCCCTGCTGTTCTGGGGCGTGGCGTTGCAGTCGGCGGCCACCGCGGTGAAGCAGGCGAAGACCTCGGGCTGGTTGACGGCCGCGCCGTTGTTCACGTTGTACTTCTGGTAACCGATCTTCAGCTCCGTGCTGAAGTTCTCGGTCCAGTCGCTGAACAGCTGGACGGAATAGTTGTCCGTCTTGTTGGCGCTGGTGTACCAGTTGCTGGGCAGGATGGCGCTGATGTCACGCACGTACGAGCTGTACGGGGTCGGCCGGGTTTCTTCGGTGCGCTGGAAGGTGAAGCTGGCGCGCTGGCTGTCGTTGATGTTCCAGTCCAGCTTGGCCAGGGTGCGCTTGTTCTTCAGCGACACCGCGCCAGCGTCGCCGTAGGTGCCCGCGTCGATGCCGATGGCATCAAACGCACTCGCGACGTCGTTGACCTGCTGGGAAGTCAGCTTGCCGCTGCTGACCGCGTCGGTGCCGACGCCGGCAAGGCCGCTGATTTCCTGTTCCTCGTAGGAGCCGAAGAAGAACAGCCGGTCCTTGATGATCGGGCCGCCGAAGGTGGCACCCTTGGTTTCGTTCTTGTCGAAGCCCTTGTAGGCCGGACCACCGAGGCGGCCCACCATGCTACTGGCATCGGTCAGGGTGTAGTACACCGACCCGCGGAAATCGTTGGTGCCCGACTTGGTGACCGCATTGATGTTCGCGCCGACGGAATCGGAGGTCACGTCGAACTCGGTGACCTTGATGTCATAGGCGGCGATGGTGTCGGGGGAAATCGGCGAGCCGGTGAAGCCCAGGCCGTTGGCGTTCAGGCCGAACGGGTCGTTCACCGACAGGCCATCGACGCTGATCGTGTTGTAGCGGTTGTTCTGGCCGGCCACGGAGATCGAACCGTCGTTCTGGTCGGTTACGGTGACGCGCGGATCCAGACGGGCGATGTCGTCCAGCGAACGGTTGCCGCTCACCGCGGTCTCCAGCTGGCGGCCGCTGATGGATGTGCCCATGCCCTTGTTGTTCGCGTCGAACAGGTAGTCGCCGGCATTGCCGATCACCTGCACGGTCTCGATGTTGGTGATCGCCGCGCCCAGGGTCGCGTTGACGGTGCTCACCTGGTTGAGCGTCAGGTAGACGTTTTCCTCGGTCTTGCTGCCCTCGCCCGCCTTGTTGACGACGATGGTGTACGGGCCGCCCACGCGCAGGCCACGGGCGTTGTAGCGGCCGCTGGCATCGGTGGTGGCACGGCTGACCGTGCCCGACTCGACGTGGGTGATGATGATTTCGGCGCCCGCAACGGGCTGGCCGCCGGCCGAGACGACTTGGCCACCGACGCCGGCGGAGGTGCTCTGGGCGAAAACGGGAGCCGCAGCGAGCGCGACCATCAGGCCCAGCGACAGCTTGGAGAGCCGGGCGCGGTTCGGATGCTTCATGGTATGACCTCTGAGGATGGAGAAATGACGACGGGCTATGAACGGCAACTGCCGGCACGCCCGTCATGCGACGGTTGTCGGCATTTTCGTGGGGCTCCCGCCGCCGTACCATGGCGCACGGGATTACCAAAGTTTAACACGGTAGCCAGACCGCATGACCGCGCCATGACAGCGGCGTGACCGGCTGCCACCGGTGGACGGAAGCTCAGGCGGCTGCGTGCAGGTAGGAGGCGAGGCCGTCCAGCAGCATCTGTACGGAGATCGCCACGATCACCATGCCCATCAGGCGCTCGACTGCGGTCAGCACGCGCGTTCCCAGCAGCTTCTTGAGCCATGTGGCGGAAAACAGGATGGCAGCGGTTGCGCCCCAGGCCAGCACCAGCGCCAGCATCCAGTCGCCCATCCGGTCGGGCTCCTGGCTGCCCAGCAGCATCACCGCGGCCATGCCGGAGGGGCCGGCGATCATCGGGATCGCCAGCGGCACGATGAAGGGCTCCCCGCCCGGCACGTCCCCCATCACCCCGTCGGCGGTCGGGAAGATCATCCGCAGGCCGATCAGGAACAGCACGATGCCGCCGGCGATGGAAACCGACTCCTGCCGCAGGTGCATCAGTTCCAGCGCGTACTGGCCGCCCCACAGGAACAGCATCAGCACCACCAGCGCGATCAGCAGCTCGCGCGCCAGCACCTTGCGCTGGCGGGCCGGCGGCAAGTCCTTGAGCACGCTCAGGAACACCGGGATGTTGCCCAGCGGATCGAGGATGAAGAACAGCAGCAGGGCGGCGGCGGCGACGGTCATCGGCGGATTCTCGCACGCAGGCGATGGCAGGGATATTGCGTGGAGGACGGCGATGCGCCCCGGTGGAACCATTCGACCACGGAGCCGGCGGGCGCCGGCTCCATGTGGGTACCGACGGCGCGACTATCGCGACGAGACGTCGCGGATCGTGCCCCGCCAGGCCGCACCTGCAGGCGACAGCAACTCCACGCAGGCGCCAGCGTAGTCCGCGGCCGGACGCGCCTTCAGGTCGGCGTTCGCCTGGTAGGCCTTGGCACGCAGGTTGGTGCGCATCGGGCCGGGTTGCAGACCGCTGATGCGTGGGCCGTGCTCACCCAGTTCGGCCTGCAGCATGCGGACCAATGCCGCCTGTCCGGCCTGGGCGATGCCGTAGCCGCCCCAGAATGCGCCGCCGCTGCGGGCCGGGTCATCCAGCACGAACACCGCCGCGCCGGCTTCCGATTTCGCCAGCAGCGGCAGGCAGGCCTGGGTGAGCCACCAGCGCGCGGTCAGGTCGACGTGGATCGCGCGGGCGAAGTCGGCCGGGTCGGTGTGGGACAACGGCGTCAGCCCCCTGAACTCGGCGGCGCAATGCAGCAGCCCGTCGAGGCGACCGAACTCCCCGTCGATGGCCTGGCCCAGCTGGTCGAAGTCGTCGGGCGACGCGCCTTCCAGGTCCAGCGGATACAGGATCGGCTCCGGGCCGACCGCTTTCACCGCGTCATACAGGCGGTTGAGCGGCGCCAGCTTGCGGCCGAGCAGCACCAGCGTGGCGCCGGCTTTCGCGCAGGCGACTGCCGCAGCCGACCCCAGTCCGCCGGCCGCGCCCGCGACCAGGACGATGCGGCCATCCAGGGCCTGGTCCTGCGATACGTCCACCATGCTCAGGCCTTCCGCGCGTCGGCGACCAGGCGCGCCAGTTCGCCGGACTCGGCCAGCTCCACGGTGATGTCGCAGCCGCCGATCAGTTCGCCGTTGATGAAAAGCTGCGGGAACGTCGGCCAGTCGGAAAACCGCGGCAGGTTGGCGCGGATCTCGGGTTCTTCCAGCACGTTGACGGTGTGCAGGTCGGTGGCGCCCGCGGCCTTCAACGCCTGCACCGCGCGGCTGGAAAAACCGCACATCGGGAACAGCGCGGTGCCCTTCATGAACAACACGATGGGATGGGCTTCAAGCTCGGCGCGGATGCGCTCTTCCACGGACGACATTGGCAAAACTCCTGCAACGGTGTGGCCCGCGCGCTTCATCGCGCGGCAACGGACGAGGGGGATACAATCGCTAATTGTAATTGTTCGCGCGGCCCCGGCCGCATCCCCATCCGTCATGCACCAGGAGCTTTCCGTGGCCATCGAACTGCCCGCCCTGCCCTACGACCGCACCGCCCTCGAGCCGCACATCTCCGCCGAGACGATCGACTTCCACTATGGCAAGCACCACCAGGCCTACGTGACCAACCTCAACAACATGATCGCGGGCACCGAGTTCGCCGACATGGCGCTGGAGGAGATCATCAGCAAGTCGCAGGGCGGCATGTTCAACAACGCCGCGCAGGTGTGGAACCACACGTTCTACTGGAACTGCCTGAAGCCGGCCGGCGGCGGCGCGCCGGAAGGCAAGCTGGCCGACGCCATCAATGCCGCGTTCGGCAGCTTCGAGGCTTTCAAGGAAGCCTTCACCAAGACCGCCATCGGCACCTTCGGCTCCGGCTGGGCGTGGCTGGTGCAGCGCCCGGACGGCGCGCTGGCGCTGGTGAGTACGCCGAACGCAGCCACGCCGCTGACCGGCGAAGACACCCCGCTGCTGACCTGCGACGTGTGGGAGCACGCCTACTACATCGACTACCGCAACGCCCGCCCGAAGTACGTGGAGGCGTTCTGGAACCTAGTGAACTGGGACTTCGCCGCGGCGCAGATGAAGTAAGCCGCGCCACGCGCGACACGCGAACGGCCGGGGCGACCCGGCCGTTTTCATTTGCCAGCCCGGGCCTCAGGCCAGCGGGGGACGTTCGCCCAGTTCGCGCATGCGCAGGACCAAGCCGATGCTGTAGTACAGGGTGTATGCCACCAGTGCGGCGGCGATCGCCATGGTCAGCACGCTGGGCTGCTGCTGCGCGCCCTGCATGCCGCCGCCTTGGGTGAAGCGCCAGATCATGCGCACGGCCAGCGCCAGCGTCAGCAGGCCGCCCACCCATGGACTCGGTATGTAGGTGCGCACGCCATTGCGCCACTCGGCATGGGTGTGGCGCAAGCCCACCCAGCCCAGCAGGACGCCCACTGCCGCGCCGCCCGCCATCGGCAGCAGCGCATGCGGGACGAAGGCGGCGGCCACCGCCAGCAGCAGCGCTACCAGCGTGATTAGCACCAAGCGTAACCAGGTGCGCTTCGGCTTCCACGCCTGCGGCCCGAAATTGCGCCGCACGCGCCTGTACAGCACCCAGCCGACGAGCACCGGCATCGCGTAGGGCAGCATCTGGCTGGGTTGCAGGATCATCGGCATTCGCGGGCGCGGGTTTGCCCGCATCCTGACACGGATTGCCGCGATCCCGCAGCGCCCGGCGCAGCGCTCAGCCGAGGCGTTCGATGACCGGCACGACCTGCGACCGACGATCCAGCGCATCGCCGACGCGCCGCAGCGCCTCGGCCAGCTCCTGCCGCGAGTCGGCGCGCAGCGTCGCGTGCCCGACCTTGCGCCCTTCGCGCGACGCCTTGCCGTAGTCGTGCCAGTGCCCACCGGCTTCGCGCAACACCGGTTCCGGATCCGGCATCTCGCCCAGCCAGTTGAGCATGCAGGCGTAGCCGACCATGCGGGTATCGCCGAGTGGCATTCCCAGCACCGCGCGCAGATGGTTCTGGAACTGGCTGGTCTCGCTGCCTTCGATGGTCCAATGCCCGGAGTTGTGCACGCGCGGCGCCATCTCGTTGGCCAGTAACTCGCCGTCACGGCAGAACAGCTCCAGCGCGAATACACCCACGTAGTCCAGCGCTTCCGCCAGCTTGCGCGCGTGCGACAGCGCGGTGGCGCGCAATGCGTCATCGACCTGCGCCGGGGCGAGACTGGCGGACAGCACGCCGTCGACGTGCCAGTTCTCGGTCAGCGGCCAGGCACGGAATTCACCGTCGCGACCACGCACCGCGACCACCGACAGCTCGTGCTGGAAGGCGACGAAACCCTCGAGGATCAATCCCACCCGTGCCGCCTGCGCGCCGAGTGCGTCCCACGCGGCATCGACGTCGCCCGGCGACTTGATGCGGAACTGGCCCTTGCCGTCGTAGCCCAGCCGGCGGGTCTTGAGAATGCAGGGGGTGCCGATTTCCGCCACCGCCGCCTGCAACTGCTCGCGGGTGTCGATGGCTGCAAACGGCGGCACGGGGATGCCCTGCTCGCGGAACAGGGTCTTCTCGGCCAGCCGATCCTGCGCCGTCGCCAGCGCGCGTGGGTTCGGGAATACCGGCACCCGCGCGGTCAGCCACTGCGCCGATTCCGCCGGTACGTTCTCGAAATCGAAGGTCGCCACGTCCACCCGGGCCGCGAATTCCGTCAGCGCGGACTGGTCGTTGTAGTCGCCCACCACCATCGGCGCGAACTGGCCGGCGCAGGCGTCGCCCACAGTGTCCAGCACCAGGAAGCGCAGCCCCAGCGGCGCGCCGGACAGCGCCATCATGCGCGCCAGCTGGCCGCCACCAAGGATGCCGACGGTGGTCAAATCACGCGGCTCGCTCATCGGCGCGGATCGTCGTGGGCCACGACGTCCTCGGTCTGTTTTGCACGGAACGCGGCCAGCGCCTCGGCGATCGACGGATGTTCGCCGGCCAGCATCGCCGCCGCGAACAGCGCCGCGTTGGCCGCGCCGGCATTGCCGATAGCGAAGGTGGCTACCGGGATGCCGGCCGGCATCTGCACGATCGACAACAGCGAATCCATGCCGTTCAACGCCTTGCTCTGCACCGGTACGCCCAGCACGGGCACGGCGGTCTTGGAGGCCAGCATGCCCGGCAGGTGGGCGGCCCCGCCGGCGCCGGCGATGATCGCGCGCAGGCCACGGGTGGCCGCGGTCTCGGCATAGGAGAACAGCACGTCGGGGGTGCGGTGGGCGGACACCACCCGCACCTCGTGCGGCACGCCCAACGCTTCCAGCCGCGAAGCAGCGTGCTGCATCGTCTCCCAGTCGGAGCGCGATCCCATGACGAGGCCGACCAGCGGTGCGGCGTTGTTGGCTGCGGACATGACAATCCCCGGTCGCTAAAGACGTATTCTAACGGCCCCCGTTTCCCGTTGCCTCTGCCGATGGATCGCAAGCTTCTCGACATCCTGGTCTGCCCCGCCACCCGCCAGCCGCTCTCGCTGCTGGACGCAGCCGGGCTGGATGCCCTCAACCGCGCCATCGCCGGCGGCGGCGTGAAGCGCGGCGACGGCAGCCCGCAGGCACAGCCGCTGCGCGCTGCCCTGCTGACCCGCGACCGCAAGACGGCCTACCGCATCGACGACGGCATTCCGGTGCTGTTGGCCGAAGAGGCGCTGGCCACGGCGCAGGTGCCGGACTTCCCCGCCGCATGAGCACACCGCGCTGCGCTCCGCCGCCAGCGGGTGTGGTCGCCGTCAACGTGGCGGCAGCGCTCGCCGAGGACATCGGCCCCGGCGATGCCACTGCCGCGCTGCTGGACGACAGCCCCGATAGCGCCTATCTGCTGTGCAAGGAAGACTGCGTGGTGGCCGGACGGCCGTGGTTCGACGCCTGCCACCGCGCGCTGGATCCCGACGTGCGCATCGACTGGCGCTGCGAGGAAGGCGACCGCATCGCCAAGGGCACCGTCATCGCCACCCTGGCCGGCCGCAACCGCGCGCTAGTCAGCGCCGAGCGCGCCTCGCTGAACTTCCTGCAGACCCTCAGCGGCACCGCCACCATCACCGCCCGGTACGTGGAGGCGGTGCGCGGCACCGGCGCCGCGATCCTGGACACCCGCAAGACCCTGCCCGGCTTGCGCGTGGCGCAGAAATACGCAGTCCGCGCCGGCGGCGGCATGAACCACCGTCTGGCCCTGTTCGACGCAGTGATGCTGAAGGAGAACCACGTGCGCGCGTTCGGCTCGGTGGCCGCGGCCATTGCGCGCGCGCGCGCCCTGCACCCCGCGCTGCCGCTGATCGTCGAAGTGGAAACGCTCGACGAGCTGCGCGAGGCCCTGGCGACCGGCTGCACCCGGGTGCTGATCGATGATTTCGACGCGGAGGCGCGGCGCGAAGCTGTACGTATCGCCAAGGGGGCGCCGTACCACGGGCGCATCCCGCTGGAAGTCTCCGGGGGTGTCGACCTGGACAGCCTACGCGGCATCGCCGAGGACGGCGTCGACTGCATTTCGATCGGCGCACTGACCAAGCACGTGCACGCGATCGACTTCTCGCTGAAGCTTGGCCCGCCGCCGCGCGCGGATTGATTCAGCGCGACAGCCAGTAGGCCGCGCCAGCCAGCACCAGCACCAACGCCGCCAGCCATGGCCAACGGCTCGGCGCGGGCGCACCTTCGTCCCTGGCGCGCACCGGCTGGCCGGGCATCAGCAGCTGGAAGCGCTGGGTGTCGAAGCGGATCTCGTCGCCATGTACGGCCTGCGCCCGGGTGACCCGCTTGCCGTTGAGCCAAGTCCCGTTCGCCGAGCCAAGATCCTCGAGCAGCACTTCGTCACCCGCCGGGGTCAGCCGCGCATGCAGGCGCGA from Thermomonas sp. XSG encodes the following:
- a CDS encoding YhgN family NAAT transporter: MTVAAAALLLFFILDPLGNIPVFLSVLKDLPPARQRKVLARELLIALVVLMLFLWGGQYALELMHLRQESVSIAGGIVLFLIGLRMIFPTADGVMGDVPGGEPFIVPLAIPMIAGPSGMAAVMLLGSQEPDRMGDWMLALVLAWGATAAILFSATWLKKLLGTRVLTAVERLMGMVIVAISVQMLLDGLASYLHAAA
- the grxD gene encoding Grx4 family monothiol glutaredoxin, giving the protein MSSVEERIRAELEAHPIVLFMKGTALFPMCGFSSRAVQALKAAGATDLHTVNVLEEPEIRANLPRFSDWPTFPQLFINGELIGGCDITVELAESGELARLVADARKA
- a CDS encoding Fe-Mn family superoxide dismutase; amino-acid sequence: MAIELPALPYDRTALEPHISAETIDFHYGKHHQAYVTNLNNMIAGTEFADMALEEIISKSQGGMFNNAAQVWNHTFYWNCLKPAGGGAPEGKLADAINAAFGSFEAFKEAFTKTAIGTFGSGWAWLVQRPDGALALVSTPNAATPLTGEDTPLLTCDVWEHAYYIDYRNARPKYVEAFWNLVNWDFAAAQMK
- the purE gene encoding 5-(carboxyamino)imidazole ribonucleotide mutase, which codes for MSAANNAAPLVGLVMGSRSDWETMQHAASRLEALGVPHEVRVVSAHRTPDVLFSYAETAATRGLRAIIAGAGGAAHLPGMLASKTAVPVLGVPVQSKALNGMDSLLSIVQMPAGIPVATFAIGNAGAANAALFAAAMLAGEHPSIAEALAAFRAKQTEDVVAHDDPRR
- a CDS encoding SDR family NAD(P)-dependent oxidoreductase, whose product is MVDVSQDQALDGRIVLVAGAAGGLGSAAAVACAKAGATLVLLGRKLAPLNRLYDAVKAVGPEPILYPLDLEGASPDDFDQLGQAIDGEFGRLDGLLHCAAEFRGLTPLSHTDPADFARAIHVDLTARWWLTQACLPLLAKSEAGAAVFVLDDPARSGGAFWGGYGIAQAGQAALVRMLQAELGEHGPRISGLQPGPMRTNLRAKAYQANADLKARPAADYAGACVELLSPAGAAWRGTIRDVSSR
- a CDS encoding Trm112 family protein; the protein is MDRKLLDILVCPATRQPLSLLDAAGLDALNRAIAGGGVKRGDGSPQAQPLRAALLTRDRKTAYRIDDGIPVLLAEEALATAQVPDFPAA
- a CDS encoding 5-(carboxyamino)imidazole ribonucleotide synthase produces the protein MTTVGILGGGQLARMMALSGAPLGLRFLVLDTVGDACAGQFAPMVVGDYNDQSALTEFAARVDVATFDFENVPAESAQWLTARVPVFPNPRALATAQDRLAEKTLFREQGIPVPPFAAIDTREQLQAAVAEIGTPCILKTRRLGYDGKGQFRIKSPGDVDAAWDALGAQAARVGLILEGFVAFQHELSVVAVRGRDGEFRAWPLTENWHVDGVLSASLAPAQVDDALRATALSHARKLAEALDYVGVFALELFCRDGELLANEMAPRVHNSGHWTIEGSETSQFQNHLRAVLGMPLGDTRMVGYACMLNWLGEMPDPEPVLREAGGHWHDYGKASREGRKVGHATLRADSRQELAEALRRVGDALDRRSQVVPVIERLG
- the nadC gene encoding carboxylating nicotinate-nucleotide diphosphorylase, which encodes MSTPRCAPPPAGVVAVNVAAALAEDIGPGDATAALLDDSPDSAYLLCKEDCVVAGRPWFDACHRALDPDVRIDWRCEEGDRIAKGTVIATLAGRNRALVSAERASLNFLQTLSGTATITARYVEAVRGTGAAILDTRKTLPGLRVAQKYAVRAGGGMNHRLALFDAVMLKENHVRAFGSVAAAIARARALHPALPLIVEVETLDELREALATGCTRVLIDDFDAEARREAVRIAKGAPYHGRIPLEVSGGVDLDSLRGIAEDGVDCISIGALTKHVHAIDFSLKLGPPPRAD